The window CAGATTTTGCTGTAAGCCGCGATCAAGGGGAGTAGCTTATCCTTGGGGATCGTATCGATCTTATTGATTACGAGCAGCACCGGCCGTGTACTTTTTTCCAGCAACTTGGGAATCATAGGGTCGGTATCAACGGGGCGGTCAGCCTCGACCAGCCAGAGCACCACGTCTACATCGAGGGCTGCTGAACGAGCCTGATCGACCATGTAGCGATTCAGCGGCGAATGTGCCTCATGAATGCCTGGCGTATCGACGAAGAGAACCTGGGCATTTTCAAGGTTCTGGATACCGAGGATACGATTGCGTGTCGTCTGGGGTTTTGGCGACGTGATCGCAATCTTCTGACCGACGATATGATTCAACAGCGTTGATTTGCCAACATTAGGACGACCGATAATAGCGACAAAACCGGAATGAAATTTTTCTTCTGCAGCCATTAGTGGCCTCCCTGGACGTTATGATCGAACAATTGCAAGTCGACGTCAGACGTCCTCAATGATTCTCGTGCGACGCTTTGATCAGCGCTAATAATTATATTCGGGTTGCTCTGTTTGAGCCATTCACGATTTTCACAGCGATGGCCAAGCGCATCGCTCAGGTCTGAAGGGTTAACGGTAAGATTATTACCATGCTTACCAGCATGACTGAGTGCGCGTCGCCATAACCGGGAACGAACCAGTTGCCCGAAAGCCGGATGATACGGACCAGCAAGCAAGTTCGCCTCCAGTTGCGGATCACTCTGCAACCCCAGGCGGATAATCGGCACACCATGTTTTCGGCAGAGCAGCAGCATATCGGCACAAAGGTCTATCGCCCGGTCCAGAGGCCAGGGCGTAAAGTCACCAGCCCTCCAGAGTTCGGCCAGTTCCGTGCCTTCAACAACAACTGTCGGATAGATGCGCAGAAATGACGGTTGCAGATCAATGGCCTGCTGCAACGATCGCATGGCTTCTGCACCATCACCTCCGGGCAAGCCGGGCATCAACTGAACACCGACCCGAAAGCCTGCAGCCTGGCAGGCCTGAACCGAGCTAAAGTTATCTACATCGGTATGCCCACGCCCGGAATTCGCCAAAACTGCGTCGTTAAAACTCTGGCAGCCGATTTCAACAGTTGTAACACCTGCGTCACTCAACCGCGCCAGGGTCCTGGCATCCAGCGCGTCCGGCCGGGTGGAAATCCGTACCCCGGAAACCCGGCCGGAGGCAATATGACAAGTGGCCGTGTCCAGGTAAAGAGTCTGCTGCTCTTCTGGCAACGAGGTAAAGGTGCCGCCGTAAAAGGCTATCTCACCGTCACCTTGCTCCGGCAATACCGTTTCAAGCCAAGCGCCAACAGTTTCGGCAGAAGGGACATCAGCGTGGCTGGTCGAACGATCCTGGGCACAGAAGAGACAACGGTGTGGACATCCCGCATGGGGAATAAAAACCGGGTAAATTTTCACGTTTCTTCACTCAGTGCAACCAATGCCAACTCTGCTGCAGCCTGCTCAGCGCTTTTTTTGGTGCGCCCCTGCCCTGAGCTGATGACAGTATCGTCAAGGATCACTTCAACAAGGAAAATACGTTCATGGTCTGGCCCGGAAGCATCTGCCACCTTATAAATCGGCAAAGCACGTTGCGAAGCCTGCAACATCTCCTGAAGGCGACTTTTAAAATCCTGACCTTCAACTTTCGAGGCTTCTTCCAGCATCGGCACAAAAAGCGGCAACACGACAGCCCTGGCCGCATCAAAGCCGCCATCGGTAAAGACAGCTCCGATCAGGGCCTCAACGGCATCTGCCAGCAAACTCGATTTTTCACGCCCTCCGCTACGTTCCTCACCCTTACCCAGGAGCATGGCAGAGCCTATATCGAGAGAAGATGCAATACGTGCCAAACCAGGCATGGAAACAACTTCGGCCCTGATGCGCGTCAGTTGACCTTCCGGAGCCTGCGGGAGCGTGGTCATCAGGTACTCGCTGGTGACCAGGTCAAGAACTGCGTCGCCAAGAAATTCAAGCCGTTCATTGTCCGGCAGGTTTTCTACTTGGTATTCATTGGCAAAAGATCGGTGCGTAAGCGCTTCGGTGAGCAGAGCTTTGTCATGAAAAGAGTGCCCCAGGGACGCTTCCAGTTTCGGCCAATACTTTTGTACTTCGCTCACAAACACCTTCATTCCAAACTCACTCGATCAGTTTTTTATCGTGATTAATTCACCGCAACAGGAGTATGAGACGACACCGCTATCACGGCTTTCCTCAAGACTAAAGAGCGGCTGTGATTCAAACAGCTTAAAAGCGAGACATACTACACTAACTACCTGCATATATCAATTGCGCCTGACCACAAATCACTATACTATAACGATTCTTTTTAAATCTTCGCACCGATGCCACTAATTTCAAGCTAAGTAGCTGTTTTATGTCTTTTTTTATAACTTTTGAAGGGATCGAAGGAAGCGGCAAAACAACCCAGTTGCGCCACCTTCACAAGCACCTTCAGGATCTGGGCTATCAGACGGTCGTCACCAGGGAGCCAGGAGGCTGTAGCATCTCTGACACCATCCGCGCCCTGCTCCTCGATCCGGAGAGCATCAATATGGCCTCGCGCACGGAGCTCCTGCTCTACAGTGCGGCACGTGCCCAGCATGTCGATGAATGCATACAGCCCGCATTGAAGGAAGGTAAAGTTGTCCTCTGCGACCGCTTTGCCGATGCAACCACCGTTTACCAGGGCGCCGGTCGTGGTCTTGACATGAAACAGCTCGAAGCGATCAACAACTTCGCAACCAATGGCTTGACTCCCGACTTGACGCTGCTGCTCGATTATCCCGTAGAAGAAGGCTTGCAGCGCGCCAGGAGTCGTAACTGCTCCGAGAGTATGGAGGCAGAAGGCCGCTTTGAGCTTGAAGCCCTCACCTTTCACCGTCGCATCCGCGAAGGGTATCTCGAATTGGCAAACAAAGAAGAGCGTTTTCATGTGATTGACGCCCTTGGCGATGTGGTCAATGTTTCCAAACGCATAAGAGCTGTCGTAGATCGTTTTCTTGCCATCAGGAGTTCCGCATGACTTTCGACCAGATTCTCGGCCACGAACGCCAGAAGGAGATCCTGAACCGAGCCCTGGCAAGCGGCCGACTGGCCCACGCCTACCTCTTTGCCGGCCCGGACGGTATCGGCAAACGTCTCATGGCAATGGCCCTGGCACGTGCCATCGTCTGCGAGGAACAGCGCGGCTGCGGCAACTGTCTCGCTTGTCGCAAAATAGATCACCAGAACCATCCCGACCTGCACATTCTTGAACCTGACGGCAAGGCAATCAAGATTGAGCAGATTCGTGCCTTTCAAAGAGAACTGAACTTCAAACCTCTGGAAGCACCGCGAAAAATCTGTATAATCGAACAGGCGGACACCATGACCGTCGGTGCAGCAAACGCCTTGCTCAAAACCCTGGAAGAGCCCCGTGGTGACACCTTATTAGTCCTGCTGAGTTCACAACCAAACCGACTCCTTGAAACGATCCGTTCTCGCTGCCAACCCCTACCCTTCAACCGCCACCCGAATAGCCGGATACAGGCGGAGTTGGAGAAACAATTAGGCATCGCGTCGGAAGAATCCCACGTTCTTGCCGCCCTTTCCGAAGGCAGTTTCAAAAAAGCCTTTGGTAAAGATCGAGATCTTTACCTGGAACAACGCCGCGTTCTGCTAAAAACCTTGACGGGGTTATCCTCAGGAAGTATCTTGCCAACTCTGGATTTTGCCGATCAATTAGCAGCAGACAAGACCATTTTGCCAGACATCCTGGAGATTTTTCAGGCGTTTTACCGTGACGTTCTCATGACCCTGCAAGGTCGTGGTGATGAAGAACTGGTCAACCTTGACCTCAGGGAAAAGATTCATAAAGTTTCAGCCCGTGAAGACGTTTCGACGATCCTCGCCAAACTCGATGCCTTAATCGAGGTTCGCCGCCAGCTGGACCGTAACGTCAATCGTCAACTGGCGATG of the Deltaproteobacteria bacterium IMCC39524 genome contains:
- a CDS encoding radical SAM protein gives rise to the protein MKIYPVFIPHAGCPHRCLFCAQDRSTSHADVPSAETVGAWLETVLPEQGDGEIAFYGGTFTSLPEEQQTLYLDTATCHIASGRVSGVRISTRPDALDARTLARLSDAGVTTVEIGCQSFNDAVLANSGRGHTDVDNFSSVQACQAAGFRVGVQLMPGLPGGDGAEAMRSLQQAIDLQPSFLRIYPTVVVEGTELAELWRAGDFTPWPLDRAIDLCADMLLLCRKHGVPIIRLGLQSDPQLEANLLAGPYHPAFGQLVRSRLWRRALSHAGKHGNNLTVNPSDLSDALGHRCENREWLKQSNPNIIISADQSVARESLRTSDVDLQLFDHNVQGGH
- the rnc gene encoding ribonuclease III codes for the protein MSEVQKYWPKLEASLGHSFHDKALLTEALTHRSFANEYQVENLPDNERLEFLGDAVLDLVTSEYLMTTLPQAPEGQLTRIRAEVVSMPGLARIASSLDIGSAMLLGKGEERSGGREKSSLLADAVEALIGAVFTDGGFDAARAVVLPLFVPMLEEASKVEGQDFKSRLQEMLQASQRALPIYKVADASGPDHERIFLVEVILDDTVISSGQGRTKKSAEQAAAELALVALSEET
- the tmk gene encoding dTMP kinase — protein: MSFFITFEGIEGSGKTTQLRHLHKHLQDLGYQTVVTREPGGCSISDTIRALLLDPESINMASRTELLLYSAARAQHVDECIQPALKEGKVVLCDRFADATTVYQGAGRGLDMKQLEAINNFATNGLTPDLTLLLDYPVEEGLQRARSRNCSESMEAEGRFELEALTFHRRIREGYLELANKEERFHVIDALGDVVNVSKRIRAVVDRFLAIRSSA
- the holB gene encoding DNA polymerase III subunit delta', with product MTFDQILGHERQKEILNRALASGRLAHAYLFAGPDGIGKRLMAMALARAIVCEEQRGCGNCLACRKIDHQNHPDLHILEPDGKAIKIEQIRAFQRELNFKPLEAPRKICIIEQADTMTVGAANALLKTLEEPRGDTLLVLLSSQPNRLLETIRSRCQPLPFNRHPNSRIQAELEKQLGIASEESHVLAALSEGSFKKAFGKDRDLYLEQRRVLLKTLTGLSSGSILPTLDFADQLAADKTILPDILEIFQAFYRDVLMTLQGRGDEELVNLDLREKIHKVSAREDVSTILAKLDALIEVRRQLDRNVNRQLAMEVLLLKLAA